From Geotalea uraniireducens Rf4:
GATTAGCGCCAATCTTCAGCCAGTCTGAGATTGTGCTCGGGATGCTTGCCAGTAGTAGCCGCCGCCGAGATCAGTCGCGAGAGCATGCCGCGCAGATCCTTCCGGCGGTTGAATCGGTATTGAACCTCAGCCAGGTAACGAGTTCCATACTTTTCGAAATCAAATGCATGGTACGTTCCAGAGATCGACGTCTTGAGGTTGCCGAGAATGGTATTGACCCAATTGAAACACACAATGTCGGTACTCTTGCGTTTCTTCCCGACAATGGTTGGGGTATGGAAACATCCAGCCTCGGTAACTGCACGAAAGCAGGCCAGTCCGTCGCTTACCACTGTCGCTGAAGCTGACAGTGACCGTTTTGCCCATTCGGTGACTACTTCGCGGTTAAAGGCTGGCACCTTTGTAAACACAGCACGAAGTGGATGGCCCTTTTCATTGGTTTCAACAGCAGCAATAAACGGCGTCTTGTTTTCCGAACCTCGCCCGGCCTTGCCTCCTGGGTTTTCTCCACCCAGGTAGGCATCATCTACTTCGACCCGGCCGAGCAAAATCGTGTCCTGCTCCTGTTCAACCATAACTTGCATGAGCTTGTGCTTCACACGCCATGCGGTTTTGTAGCAAACACCGATCAGGCGCTTCAACTCCAGAGCCGAGACATTGTTCTTGGTTTGCGTGAGAAAGTACATGGCCTGAAACCATTGGACCAGCGGCAACTTGGTTGAGTGAAAAATCGAGCCTGCGGTCAGCGTTGTCTGGGTATGACACCGATTGCACTGAAATGTTTTGACTTGTGCATGCCAGACTACACAGTGGCTGGT
This genomic window contains:
- a CDS encoding IS1595-like element ISGur2 family transposase, with the translated sequence MTKNHFQFQQGLSLNDFLYSYGTEEQCSAILEKSRWPQGFKCPSCQSTSHCVVWHAQVKTFQCNRCHTQTTLTAGSIFHSTKLPLVQWFQAMYFLTQTKNNVSALELKRLIGVCYKTAWRVKHKLMQVMVEQEQDTILLGRVEVDDAYLGGENPGGKAGRGSENKTPFIAAVETNEKGHPLRAVFTKVPAFNREVVTEWAKRSLSASATVVSDGLACFRAVTEAGCFHTPTIVGKKRKSTDIVCFNWVNTILGNLKTSISGTYHAFDFEKYGTRYLAEVQYRFNRRKDLRGMLSRLISAAATTGKHPEHNLRLAEDWR